One Leuconostoc mesenteroides subsp. mesenteroides ATCC 8293 genomic window, TTCTATTCGACCGAAAAAACATATTCCAATGCAACTGGTATAAAAGATCGCGAATTGTCCTTATTTGAAGATGCACAACATATTGAGACATATTGGAAACCAGACTATGTTAAGCAAGAGTCAGAGAAACTGATACAATAGTTATCTGATAGGCAATAATTTTTAAAATTTGTCCACGGAACATCGGAATAAATTTACCAATTAAAGTTGACATAACAAACGCTATACAAAGTAACGCTATATCAACGTTTCAAAGGTGTCAAAAATAAGGTTTCCAAAAAAACTTTCACAAAGTCTTTGGAAGCCTTATTTTATTACTCATTTTTGAAAATTTCACAAGCGTTTAAGCTTTAGACCAATTGCCAAATTTAGGTGTGATATACTAGTTACAGCAAACAAGTTAAGATGGTGGCTATCCCGAGTGGAGGTGGTGCTTATGGTGTTAAAACTGTAAACCCAGATTCTAGGAAAGGAGATGCCTAGTGTCCGTTTCGGATACTTTACAGCTAATGATTGGTTTTGGGACATTTGTCTTGATGCTGGTTGGATTAGTTGTTGAGCTGATAAAAAACAGCAATAAAAAATGACCACTCTTAACTTTGGAATAGAGTTAGTGGTCATTAATTAATCATTATACTTAGCCACCGTCTAAAACGGGTTTGCTAGGAGTCGTAGTTCGCGCTACGGCTCTTTTCTATGTCTTTATTATAGCATAGCTTTTAACTTTGTCACAAATTTAATGTTTTGTTCGCTTGCTTAATCGAACGCTTGTTCGTATAATGAATTATACACAATTGTTTTTGGAGGTTGCTGATGGAAAACGCAATCACAACTGAATATGATTATAGCAAAGAAAACCGTGGCGTGTTCTTCCTAATTGATTCAAAAAGTTTCTACGCCAGTGTTGAAAATGTTGAGCGGGGCTTTAATCCATTAAAGGGCGATTTAGTCGTGATGTCTGAACAAGCAAACACGAATGGTGGTTTAGTCCTAGCGGCATCACCAACAGCTAAGAAGGACTTAGGCATTAGTAATGTGATGCGCCAGCGTGATTTACCTGATGTGCATGGCTTGTTTATCGCACACCCTAGGATGAATAATTATATTGCTGAAAACCTAAAAATCAATAATATTTATCGTCAATATACCGATGATATTAATTTGCTGCCGTACTCGATTGATGAGTCTATTTTAGACGTAACCCACTCTTGGCGGTTGTTTGGTAAAACTCCTGAGGAAGTAGCTTTTAAAATTCAAAAGCAAGTTAGAGCGGAAACGGGTGTCTATTTAACAGTTGGCATTGGTGACACGCCTGTGCTCGCAAAAATAGCCTTAGATATTGAAGCGAAACACACTAGAAACCTGATGGGTGTTTGGCACTATGAGGATGTGCCGACAAAATTATGGCCAATTACGAAACTGGATGATGTCTGGAGTATTGGTTCCCGCACAGCACATAAACTTGAAGTGATGGGTATCCATTCAATGTACGATTTGGCGCATCAGGACCCTTATCAATATAGAGCCAAAATGGGATTGGTTGGCGAGCAATTGTTTGCCTTATCTTGGGGCATTGATCGTACAGATATGGCTGAGGTGGTCGTGCCTAAAAGCAAATCATATAGTAATTCCCAGGTATTGCCTCGTGATTATAAACGAAAAGAAGAGATTGAGATTGTTGTTCGTGAAATGGCTGATCAAGTGGCGACCAGGATTAGATCACATAAGAAACAAACTTGTTTGGTAAGCTTGTTCATCGGGTATTCTTTTGCCGAAAGTGAACGCCAGGGAAGTCATGGTTTTAGAAAGCAACAAAGGATTGATCCAACTAATGATACCCGAAAATTAATGGCTATCATGGTGGCTTTGTTTGAAAGGCATTGGCATGGTGAAGTGATTCGTAATATCGGGATTGATTATGGCGGCTTAATTGAAGACACTGGCGTGCAACTTGACCTCTTTGAGCAACCAGAAAAATCAATTAAATTCAACAAGATTGATCAAGTCGTTGATGAAATTCGAAAACGCTTTGGTACCACGGCTCTGATGCGAGCAATGTCAAAAGAAAAAGGTGGTACGGCGATTAACCGTGCCAGCCTCGTTGGTGGACATAACGGAGGTAACAGTTATGAATGATGCAGAATTTAGTAAGATGATTAACAATTACTTTCAAAACGACTATCGCGAGCGTGGCAAGGTGAAGTGGAATGGCTATTTCCTGTCGGACCATACCTCAGCTTTAAAGCGTGAAGCACAGAACAAAAATGCCGTACCTGTTAAACTGCCAATGATGTCCTTAACGGCTTGTCAAAATATCTTGCGTCATGCCTCAGCGAATTATGAATTTGTGACTGTACAACAAAATATTGAGGACACGGACGGTCAAATAGTACCTAACCTAACAGGTTTGGTCGATGGTTTTTCTGATTTGGGTGTCTATATTAATGAATCCTATATTGCCTTTGAAAATATTAGAGCGGTGGTGAAAGAAGAATGAATCAAATTGATGCTATCATTGTAGATATTAAAAAGATGTTTGCTAAACAACCTAACACAATCTATGAGGTGAGAGTGGTTGATCAAATATACTCAAAGAAGGTTAACATTTTCTTTGAATACTATAAAATTGGCAAAGCAACACACTCACAACAAATAGCTCGCTTAGATAGTGAGTACAGAGAACAGATACCTGAAATCATTGCTAAAATTCGCAAAGAAACAGGGTTAACAGTTAATACCAACATTTAATCAAAGGAAATTCAAAATGATAATTGATGAACATAGACAATGGCTAATAAATTTTTATAAACAACGTGACTGGTATCAATATTCACCATTTATCCGTCTCAACTTTTTGATGGAAGAAGTTGGTGAGCTGGCACAAACAGTACGAGCCATTGAATTGGGACGTGATCACCCTGGTGAAACATCACAAACATCGACGCAACTTAATGAGCATCTTAAAGAAGAATTAGCTGATGTTTTGGATCAAGTTTTAATTTTGAGTGATAAATATCAGCTAGATGTGGACGACTTAATTGTCCAAAGTGAAACAAAGCTGAAAAAGCGCTTTCATGAAGACTAAAGATTCATGCTATAATGATAAACGTAAATGATACCAGTGGCATTTACAACGCGCTTAACCATTGGATACTGAATGTTATTGTTCGGTAAAAGCTCTGATTATCAGGGCTTTTTATTTTGTTATGAATTGTGATGACGCGGCCAATATATCATTAGTGCTAAGGCAAGTGACAGAATGAGAATAATTAGCACCAGCATCACTAAGATACTTTTGATGCCAAAAGCAATAGCTAGGCTTATCAAAATAATAAGTGGTAAATAAAAGTACCAATACGAAATCAAATGACCAACAAATAGGATACTCAAATACAGGATGGTGCCAATGATGTGGCCGAACAGCCAAAATAGAAACATTGCTAATAAACATAAACAAAAAATTAACATGATTTTATCCTCCTATTCGGATAGTTTTGTCAGACAGAGAGAAAAAAGCTCCTTTGTCACTGAGGGATAGTTCAATAGAT contains:
- a CDS encoding putative holin-like toxin, with the translated sequence MIGFGTFVLMLVGLVVELIKNSNKK
- a CDS encoding Y-family DNA polymerase, whose amino-acid sequence is MENAITTEYDYSKENRGVFFLIDSKSFYASVENVERGFNPLKGDLVVMSEQANTNGGLVLAASPTAKKDLGISNVMRQRDLPDVHGLFIAHPRMNNYIAENLKINNIYRQYTDDINLLPYSIDESILDVTHSWRLFGKTPEEVAFKIQKQVRAETGVYLTVGIGDTPVLAKIALDIEAKHTRNLMGVWHYEDVPTKLWPITKLDDVWSIGSRTAHKLEVMGIHSMYDLAHQDPYQYRAKMGLVGEQLFALSWGIDRTDMAEVVVPKSKSYSNSQVLPRDYKRKEEIEIVVREMADQVATRIRSHKKQTCLVSLFIGYSFAESERQGSHGFRKQQRIDPTNDTRKLMAIMVALFERHWHGEVIRNIGIDYGGLIEDTGVQLDLFEQPEKSIKFNKIDQVVDEIRKRFGTTALMRAMSKEKGGTAINRASLVGGHNGGNSYE
- a CDS encoding MazG nucleotide pyrophosphohydrolase domain-containing protein → MIIDEHRQWLINFYKQRDWYQYSPFIRLNFLMEEVGELAQTVRAIELGRDHPGETSQTSTQLNEHLKEELADVLDQVLILSDKYQLDVDDLIVQSETKLKKRFHED